The uncultured Campylobacter sp. DNA segment AAACGACCGCAAGCGTAAAAATCAAAATTTTCTTCATTACTTATCCTCCTTTAAATTTTATGCTATGAAAACTCCGTGCCGCACTTTTCGACCCGCGCCGTAAAAGGCTTTAAGCCTCGATAAATTCGTCGTTATTTATCGCGCGCAAGTCGCAAACATCGCCGAATTTCGCCATAGTCTCGCGCGTAGCCTCCGTAAAAGGCTCGCAGCCAAAGTGCGGCACGACGCAAAAATCAACTAAATTTAACCCTGTAAAATCGCTCATATTTGGGCTATTTTCATCCATCAGCGTAGCATATCTCGTATCTAGTGCGGCCACGATCGCTCCCGCCGACTCACCGATATAAATTTTGCCCGCTTTGACTGCATTTTTTATAGCTTGCCAGACGCGCGATTTTCGCAGCTCGTTAAGCAGATAAAATGTATTTCCACCGCTAACGTAAATGATATCGCACTGACTAATGGTAGATAAAATTTCATCTTCACAAGATGGCTCATCTTGGCTAGATACTAGCGCTGCCGAATCCTTGGCGCAAGAGACGTCAAGGCGTCTTAGCTTCGCACCAAAATTTTCTAAAATTTCCACCGCTTCATCTACGTAAAAATTCACCTCTTCAAATTTTGCTGCCGTATCGATAAAAACAATATCTTTGCCTTGAAATTTTACCACTTCATTAATCTTACTTGCAACCTCCGCGAAATAAGAGCAAAGAAAAATATTCGCCATTTTTAATCCTTTTAAAATATAAATTTGTAAACCCATTATATCCAAACGAGCCTAGAAACGCTTGTATTTCACGTCGCTCGCGTCTTGCTCCACGGGTAAAATTTAGTGATGTTAAGATATGGGTCTTAGTGAACAAATTTGAGCTTAAAACGACAAGGCAAAATTTTTGCACCGTTTTGCTCACAGCTTTTAAAAAGCGTTAGGCGAGGCGGATTTTGATTTACAAAAATTTAAACTTGAAAGTTAAGGTGAAGTCTTGCGAGATGGTTTTAAGTGTTTTCTGTGTCACTATGCTCGTAGCTAAACAAAAGAAGTAAATTTCGTCCAAAAATAAGGAATACAGCCTATCGCAGAGCAAAATTTATACTCTGCTTGCACTTGCGAGCATAGATGCAAAAATCATTTAAAAGCGCTCGCAAGGCGAGCCACCGCCCTACTCAAAGATATTTTTGTGCAAGATTTCTTCTAACACCACCGTCGCGTAGCTGCCTTTTTGCAGCGTAAAATTTATCGTAAAGTGCGCTTTTTCCTCGTTGTATTTATAGCTTGCATCCTCCAAATAGCACCACGCAAAGCGCCTAGATCCCGTCATTTTAGCTTTGTATTCATTTGCCTGCGTGAAAATTTGATCCTCGACCATTCTCGCCACACCCTGAGCCTCATACGTCTTCGCGCCCGCGATCAGCCCGCAGCTAGTGATATCCCTAGCGTCAAAGCGCGCGCCCTCCGCGTCCAAATCCTCGCACAAAAAGCACTTGCCGTGCGGGTAGTGACCCAAAACTTCGCCCTCTATCAGCTTAAAAAATCTCTTTTGCGATTTTAAATTTTTCAAATTTTCGCCGCCCAGATACGGGTAAATTTGAGCTAGCTCAGCGAGGCTAAAATCCTGCGCAAACCTAGAAATCTCCACGCGTTTGCTAAGCCAGCGGTTAAAAAGATCGCTTTGATATGCCGAGATCAAAAAGTCGTTTAGCTTTGGATTTTTGCTCTTTTTGCCGTTTACGGTGCCTGATTTTAGTAGTTCCAGCCCGCTTTGCGCGTTGTCGCCGTATTTGCCGAAACGCTGATAGCCAAAGTAGTTAGCATACCCAGCCTCGTCAATGTTTCGCACGGCTTGTTCCAGCTTAGCCGCTTCACTAGGCATCACTTTTTTTAGGCGGATAAAAAAGCTGTTGCCTTTTAAGTGTCCGATTCGAAGCTTATTATCATGCGCGGCGAGGCTTAAAATTTTCATCTTTTCGTGGCTAAAATTTGCCAGTGCCGCCTCAAATTTACGCGGCATCGAGATAAACTGCGTCGTCATGCCTTGCTTGTCTTTTAGCCCCGCGTAGCCAAAATCCCGCATCTTTACGCCGCTTATTTCGCTAAGCGCTTGCAAGGCCTCCTGCGTCGTCATGTCTTTTTTGCAAATTTCGATTATCAGGTGCTCGCCCTGCCCGCTAAATGCGTAAAGCGGGATCTCGCGCACCACGAAATCGTCCGAATTTTTACTAAAATACGCGTTAATGGGCGCGTGAGTGAGCGCGTAA contains these protein-coding regions:
- a CDS encoding Type 1 glutamine amidotransferase-like domain-containing protein — encoded protein: MANIFLCSYFAEVASKINEVVKFQGKDIVFIDTAAKFEEVNFYVDEAVEILENFGAKLRRLDVSCAKDSAALVSSQDEPSCEDEILSTISQCDIIYVSGGNTFYLLNELRKSRVWQAIKNAVKAGKIYIGESAGAIVAALDTRYATLMDENSPNMSDFTGLNLVDFCVVPHFGCEPFTEATRETMAKFGDVCDLRAINNDEFIEA
- the truD gene encoding tRNA pseudouridine(13) synthase TruD translates to MQETTIFKPLYALTHAPINAYFSKNSDDFVVREIPLYAFSGQGEHLIIEICKKDMTTQEALQALSEISGVKMRDFGYAGLKDKQGMTTQFISMPRKFEAALANFSHEKMKILSLAAHDNKLRIGHLKGNSFFIRLKKVMPSEAAKLEQAVRNIDEAGYANYFGYQRFGKYGDNAQSGLELLKSGTVNGKKSKNPKLNDFLISAYQSDLFNRWLSKRVEISRFAQDFSLAELAQIYPYLGGENLKNLKSQKRFFKLIEGEVLGHYPHGKCFLCEDLDAEGARFDARDITSCGLIAGAKTYEAQGVARMVEDQIFTQANEYKAKMTGSRRFAWCYLEDASYKYNEEKAHFTINFTLQKGSYATVVLEEILHKNIFE